The Bacillota bacterium genome includes the window AGTGTCCAGCTTCCCCCGGTACGCTACCCTGCCTTCCTTGAGAACGTAGCAGGTCACGCCCCAGGAAGCCACCATCCGCGCCGCCTGCTCCACCAGCAACACGGCGGTACCCCGGGCGTTGATTTCCCGCACATGCTCCAGCACCGCAACTGCCAGGGCCGGGCTCAATCCCATGGTGGGTTCGTCCAGGCACAGGAGCCTGGGCCGCCCGATCAGGGCCCTGGCCAGGGCCAGCATCTGCTGTTCCCCTCCCGACAGGCTCCCCGCGGTCTGCTGCAGCCTTTCCTTCAGGCGGGGAAACAACTCCAGCACCCTTTCCAACGCCTGCGCAACTTCCTGCGCCTGCATCCGACCCGCCCCCAGCTCCAGGTTCTCTCTCACCGTGAGTCGCCCGAAGATGCGCCTGCCCTCCGGCACCAGGGCCGCCCCTGCCCGCACGATCTCCTCCGGCCGCCAGCCCACCACGCGCCTACCCGCCAGCGCGATCTCACCGGTGAAAACGCGCGCGGACCCGAAGATCGCCCTGAGCAGTGTGCTCTTGCCGGCACCGTTGGCCCCCAGCAGGCACACCAGATCGCCCTCCCGGACCCGCAGGTCCACCCCCTGCAGCACCGGCCGGCTGCCGTACCCCGCCGTCAGCCCGGATACTTCCAGTACGGGCGGCGTTTGTCCCTCCCGCTTGCCGCTATCCTCCCCCATGCCTGGGGCCACGGGCAGCGGCTCTGGTTGGGTGGGACGCGGCTCGGGGTGGGTGGGACGCGGCTCGGGGTGGGCGCGACGTGGCTCTGGTTGAGCGACAACACCTCCCTCCCGGCCCAGGTACGAGCGGGCCACCTCGGGATGAGAAAGCACCTGCCCGGGCGGTCCCTCCACCAGTACGCGACCTTCTGCCATGGCGAGCACCCGGTGGGCAACCCGCCTGACCACTTCCATGCGGTGCTCGATGAGCAGAATGGGCACGCCCGAGGCAGCCAGTGTCCCCACCGCCGCACAGAGTTCGTCCACCTCCTGCTCCGTCATGCCCGCTGCCGGTTCGTCGAGCAGCAGAACCCGCGGCGCCCCGGCCACAGCGCGCAGCACCTCCAGCTTGCGGCGGTCGGCATAGGTGAGGGCCGCCGCAGTGGCCGCCCCGGCCCCATCGGCCTCTACCCGCAGACTGGGTAACAGGGCAGGGCCCGCCTCATCGCCCGATCGTACACACGTCTCCCCACAGAGACGGTCGTCCGGCCGGGCACCGCAGTCTCCACGGAGACGCCCGTCGGGACGTGCGCGCGTGTTTCCACCCAGACGTCCGGCCCCGCGCAGGGCAAACTCCCCGGCGGCCAGATTCGCGGCCGGCGTGAGGGAAAGAAACAGCCGCGGATTCTGGAAGCTCCTGATGAGTCCCAGGCCCGCACGCCGGTGCGGCGGCAGTCCGTCCAGCGCCACGGGTTCGGGTCGCCCGTCCAGAGTCACCCGCACTCGCCCGCTGTCGGGCTTCAGGTATCCCGAGATCACGTCCACCAGGGTGCTCTTCCCGGCCCCGTTGGGACCGATTACCGCCAGCACCTCTCCCCGCCGCAACTGCAGGGAGACACCGTCCAGGGCCACCACGCCTCCGAACCGCTTCCTGATCCCCTCCACGGTCAGTACGATGTCGCCCTCCCCGGCCCCGCTATCCGGCCGCCGGGGAGGGATGACGGGCATGAGGCCGCGGCGGGCGGGGACACGAGGGCGGGCACGCGTGAAACCGGGCGGGCGCGTGGGGATGTGGGGGCGGGCGGGGATGAGACCGTGGGGCCGCGCCTGCATGAGACCCACCAGCAGCACCCCGTAGATAACCATGCGGTAGGAGGCGTACCCCCGCAGCAGTTCGGGGAGCACCACCAGCACCACCGCCCCCACCACGGCACCGGCCGGGTTGCCCACCCCGCCCAGCACGGCCATGCAGAAGATCGTCACGATCTCCGTCATGGAGAAGGTCTGGGGGAATACGGCTCCCTGCCAGGAGGCAAAGAAGACACCTGCCACGCCGGCGATGGCGGCACCGGCGGCGAAGGCACCCAGCCTGTACTTCACCGGGTCGATGCCGCAGGCCATGGCTCCCAGTTCGTCATCCCGCAGGCCCTTCCAGGCCAGGCCCGCCCGGGAACGGTCCAGGAGGCAGTACCCGGCATAGGTGAGGATCGCCAGGGCAGCCATGAGATAGTACCAGGACCTTACCCCGTCCACGGGGTGCCCGAGCAGAGAGGGAGAATCGATGCGGATGATGCCGTTGGGTCCATTGGTCAGGTTGACGGGGCGGTCCAGGTTGGTGAGGAGGATGCGTATGATCTCGCCGAACCCCAGGGTCACCACCGCCAGGTAGTCACCGCGCAGCCGCAGCACGGGAAATCCCAGCATCACCCCGGCCAGGGCGGTCAGCCCCATGGCCACCGGGACGATCACCCAGAAACCCAGGTGCACCCCCAGGTGCGGTGACGCCAGCAGGGCACAGGTATAGGCGCCGATGGCGTAGAATCCGACGTACCCCAGGTCGAGCAACCCCGCCTGGCCCACCACCACGTTGAGGCCCAGCACCAGGGTAACGTACAGGGCGACGGAGGTGGCCACCCTC containing:
- a CDS encoding ATP-binding cassette domain-containing protein; amino-acid sequence: MRRVRMRSLLQGWGLLRQLPRGWALPGLLALLLAFPLLDGSPYHLRVATSVALYVTLVLGLNVVVGQAGLLDLGYVGFYAIGAYTCALLASPHLGVHLGFWVIVPVAMGLTALAGVMLGFPVLRLRGDYLAVVTLGFGEIIRILLTNLDRPVNLTNGPNGIIRIDSPSLLGHPVDGVRSWYYLMAALAILTYAGYCLLDRSRAGLAWKGLRDDELGAMACGIDPVKYRLGAFAAGAAIAGVAGVFFASWQGAVFPQTFSMTEIVTIFCMAVLGGVGNPAGAVVGAVVLVVLPELLRGYASYRMVIYGVLLVGLMQARPHGLIPARPHIPTRPPGFTRARPRVPARRGLMPVIPPRRPDSGAGEGDIVLTVEGIRKRFGGVVALDGVSLQLRRGEVLAVIGPNGAGKSTLVDVISGYLKPDSGRVRVTLDGRPEPVALDGLPPHRRAGLGLIRSFQNPRLFLSLTPAANLAAGEFALRGAGRLGGNTRARPDGRLRGDCGARPDDRLCGETCVRSGDEAGPALLPSLRVEADGAGAATAAALTYADRRKLEVLRAVAGAPRVLLLDEPAAGMTEQEVDELCAAVGTLAASGVPILLIEHRMEVVRRVAHRVLAMAEGRVLVEGPPGQVLSHPEVARSYLGREGGVVAQPEPRRAHPEPRPTHPEPRPTQPEPLPVAPGMGEDSGKREGQTPPVLEVSGLTAGYGSRPVLQGVDLRVREGDLVCLLGANGAGKSTLLRAIFGSARVFTGEIALAGRRVVGWRPEEIVRAGAALVPEGRRIFGRLTVRENLELGAGRMQAQEVAQALERVLELFPRLKERLQQTAGSLSGGEQQMLALARALIGRPRLLCLDEPTMGLSPALAVAVLEHVREINARGTAVLLVEQAARMVASWGVTCYVLKEGRVAYRGKLDTPDLLADVELVYLR